A genomic segment from Malaclemys terrapin pileata isolate rMalTer1 chromosome 1, rMalTer1.hap1, whole genome shotgun sequence encodes:
- the HSPA14 gene encoding heat shock 70 kDa protein 14 — MAAIGVHLGCTCACVAVYKDGRADVVANDAGDRVTPAVVAYSKNEEVVGLAAKQNRVRNIANTVVKVKQILGRSSGDPQAEKYIAESKCPVTEKNGKLQYEIDNKLVCPEEVAKLIFSKMKETAQSALGSDVNDVVITVPFEFGENQKNALGQAAGAAGFNVLRLIHEPSAALLAYGIGQDSPTGKSNVLVFKLGGTSLSVTVIEVNSGIYRVLATNTDDSIGGVCFTEALAQHLASEFQRSYKHDIRGNSRAMMKLMNSADVAKHSLSTLGSSNCFVDSLYDGLDFDCNVSRARFELICSPLFNKCVEAIKKLLQQVGFTADDINKVVLCGGSARIPKLQQLIKDLFPAVELLNSITPDEVIPIGAATEAGILVGKENLSLEEEALSIECSAKDILVKGVDESGTNKFTVLFPSGTPLPARRQHTLLAPGNNSSVCLELYESLGKSPAKEEGKFAQIVLQDLDKKEGGLHDILTVLTMKRDGSLHVTCTDQDTGKCEVITVEVAS, encoded by the exons ATGGCGGCCATCGGAGTCCATTTGGGTTGCACCTGCGCCTGTGTGGCCGTGTATAAG GATGgccgtgcagatgtggttgccaaTGATGCAGGTGATAGAGTCACGCCAGCTGTTGTTGCATACTCAAAAAACGAAGAG gTTGTTGGTTTGGCAGCAAAACAAAATAGAGTAAGAAATATTGCAAATACAGTAGTGAAAGTAAAGCAGATTCTTGGGAGAAG CTCTGGTGACCCACAAGCTGAGAAATATATTGCAGAAAGCAAATGTCCA GTCACTGAGAAGAATGGAAAACTCCAGTATGAAATAgataacaaacttgtttgcccAGAAGAAGTTGCAAAACTCATATTCAGTAAAATGAAAG AAACTGCTCAGTCTGCTTTGGGTTCCGATGTCAATGATGTGGTTATTACTGTACCGTTtgagtttggagagaaccagaAAAATGCCCTTGG GCaagcagctggagcagctggaTTTAATGTTCTGAGATTAATTCATGAGCCATCTGCAGCTCTCTTGGCATATGGAATTGGACAAGATTCACCCACTGGGAAAAG CAATGTGTTGGTTTTTAAGCTTGGAGGAACATCGCTCTCTGTGACAGTTATAGAAGTAAATAGTGGAATATATCGTGTTCTTGCCACAAACACAGATGATAGTATAGGTGGTGTCTGTTTCACAGAAGCTTTAGCACAACATTTAGCTTCTGAATTTCAGAG ATCTTATAAACATGATATAAGAGGAAATTCCAGAGCTATGATGAAGCTAATGAACAGCGCTGATGTTGCAAAGCACTCTTTGTCAACCTTGGGAAGTTCAAACTGTTTTGTAGACTCATTATATGATGGTCTGGATTTTGATTGTAATGTATCCAG GGCCAGATTTGAACTGATTTGTTCTCCACTTTTTAATAAATGTGTAGAAGCAATTAAAAAACTCTTGCAACAAGTTGGATTTACAGCAGATGACATTAACAAG GTAGTTCTGTGTGGTGGGTCTGCTCGAATCCCAAAGCTACAACAGCTGATTAAAGACCTTTTTCCAGCTGTGGAGTTGCTGAATTCTATCACACCAGATGAGGTCATTCCCATTGGGGCAGCCACAGAAGCAGGGATCTTAGTAGGGAAAGAGAACCTCTCATTAGAGGAGGAGGCACTATCTATTGAGTGTTCTGCCAAAGATATTCTAGTTAAG GGTGTAGATGAATCGGGGACTAACAAATTCACAGTGCTGTTTCCATCGGGAACTCCCTTGCCAGCACGAAGGCAGCACACGCTACTTGCACCGGGAAATAATTCCTCTGTATGTCTTGAACTGTATGAGTCTCTAGGGAAAAGTCCTGCAAAAGAGGAAGGCAAATTTGCACAG atTGTACTCCAGGATTTAGATAAAAAGGAAGGCGGTCTTCATGACATATTAACTGTTCTCACTATGAAAAG GGATGGATCCTTACATGTTACTTGCACAGATCAAGACACAGGAAAATGTGAAGTCATCACTGTTGAAGTGGCATCATAA
- the SUV39H2 gene encoding histone-lysine N-methyltransferase SUV39H2, which yields MQPPARWRAGEEGTEYFLVKWKGWPESSNTWVALKNLKCPLLLQYFHSDKNEYLSQLKRSKAVILKNHIKALNPVVAQYVVKKAKQRIALQRWKEELNRKKNHKGMILVENTVDLEGPPLDFYYINEYKPAPGINVMNGITTGCECSDCPAEKCCPEEAGFFLAYNKQKQLKIQPGLPIYECNSYCRCGPECPNRIVQKGTPYSLCIFRTNNGRGWGVKTLQKIKTKRFVMEYVGEVITSEEAERRGQLYDNQGNTYLFDLDYDSDEYTVDAARYGNVSHFVNHSCDPNLQVFNVFIDNLDLRLPRIALFSTRTIKAGEELTFDYQMKGSLDMTSDSDAVSPTRKRIRTVCKCGAVCCRGYLN from the exons ATGCAGCCCCCTGCAAGATGGCGGGCAGGCGAGGAG GGCACAGAGTACTTCCTTGTGAAATGGAAAGGATGGCCAGAATCCTCAAATACCTGGGTAGCTTTGAAAAATCTTAAATGCCCATTGCTCCTTCAGTACTTCCATAGCGACAAGAATGAATATTTATCTCAGCTAAAGCGAAGCAAAGCAGTAATATTGAAAAACCATATTAAAGCTTTGAACCCTGTAGTAGCACAGTACGTAGTAAAGAAGGCTAAACAAAGAATAGCTCTACAGAGATGGAAGGAAGAACTCAACCGGAAAAAGAACCATAAAGGAATGATTCTTGTAGAAAACACTGTGGATCTTGAGGGCCCTCCTTTAGACTTTTACTACATTAATGAATATAAACCTGCTCCAGGAATAAATGTAATGAATGGAATCACAACCGGCTGTGAATGCTCTGATTGCCCTGCTGAGAAGTGTTGTCCAGAAGAGGCTGGATTTTTCTTGGCTTACAATAAACAAAAGCAGTTAAAAATCCAACCAGGCTTGCCTATCTATGAATGCAACTCGTACTGTAGATGTGGTCCTGAATGCCCTAACAGGATAGTACAGAAAGGCACACCATATTCTCTTTGCATCTTCAGAACTAACAATGGACGTGGCTGGGGAGTAAAAACCCtccagaaaattaaaacaaagagaTTTGTGATGGAGTATGTTGGAGAG GTGATCACAAGTGAGGAAGCAGAGAGACGAGGTCAACTGTATGACAACCAAGGAAATACATACTTGTTTGACTTGGACTATGACTCGGATGAATATACGGTGGATGCAGCTCGATATGGAAATGTGTCCCATTTTGTGAATCACAGC TGTGATCCAAATCTTCAGGTCTTCAACGTTTTCATTGATAACCTTGATCTACGTCTTCCTCGGATAGCACTGTTTTCTACAAGAACCATCAAGGCTGGAGAAGAGCTCACCTTTGATTATCAGATGAAAG